TCATCCATGCCCTGCGCATGATCTACCTCCGGTGGTGAGAGGCGGCAGTGCTGCGGCCGGTTATCAGATGACCTGCAATGGGTGAGGGGGTTCTGCAGAATACCACTGCTAACGCGCCAACGCACGAAATGATGACGGGGCCGACGCCGGGCCTCTACGCGTACAGTCCGGAATGATCCGCCAGCACCGCTACTGCGCGCTGACCACCGCCTCCGTCGGCTGGACGGCCAGCGCCCGCCGCGCCGGAACGAAACACGCGGCAAGGCCGACGATCACCATGATCAGCGATGCAGCGAGCATCGGCAGCGCGGTCGGCACGGCATCGAACTCGTTTTCGATGACCGACATCAGCGCGAGGACGAGCAGGTTGCCGGCAACGATGCCGACGCCGATCTGCAACGCGGCCCGCTTGAAGAGCGCAGCCAGCAGCGCACGCGGACTCGCACCGATCGCCAGCCGGATGCCGATCTCGCGCGTGCGCCGCGCAACGGCCACCGACATGAGCGCGAACAGTGCGGCCGCGGACAGCAGCAGCACGAGCAGCACCGGGACCAGGATGCTCGCGGTCATCAGGACACCGTCGAACGCGTCCAACCGGATCACCTCCTCGAGCGTCATCACCTCGTACAGGCGCAGGTCGGGAGCAACGCGCGCCGCCGTTTCGCGCAGCGTCCACTCGAACGCGGCGGCATCGCCGCGCACGCGTACGACCATGTGCGGCGGCGCTGGCAGTGTCGCGACCGACGCCGGCGTGTAGATCAGCTCCGCCTCGCCTTCCGCAGTCGACTCGAGTCCTACGTCACCCACGACGCCCACGACCTCGAGCCACGGCTTTGCTTCGGGGTCCTCCCCGTTCGCGACGGTGCGCAGGCGCACGCCGATGGGATTGCCGCCGATCCGCTGCGCCAGTGACTCGTTGATGATGGCGACGCCGTGGTCCGAGCCGATGTCGCCGCTGTGGAACGAGCGGCCGGCTGTGATCGGCGCGCCGAACGCTTCGAAGAAGTCCGCGTCGACGGCGGACACGACGACCTGGTCATCGGCCTGCTTCGTGTCGACGATCACGGGCGACTCCGTGCCGCGCTGCAGCTCGACCTGCATGGGCGGCCAGTCGACGGCTGGCAGTGCGTCGGCGAACGTCACCGCGACTACATCCCCATCGGCCTCCAGCCGGCGCTCGAGCTCGCCGACGAGCGTGGCCATGCGCGCCGGCAGGTCGGGATCGTCGCCGGTCACCTCGTCGGCATCCAGCTGCGGCCGGAACGTCAGGAACGGACGGGCGTCGAACATGTCGCGCGCCTGCTGCTGCGCCAGCTGCTCACCCGTCAGCGCGATCGCGACCGGCAGTCCGAGCACCGACAGCGCGACCTGGAAAACGATCAGCGCGGACCAGACGCGACCGATCTGCATGTGCGTGCCACCGCCGCCGATGCTGCGCAGCGCAGCCTGCACGCGGGGGCCCGTCGCATGGATGGCGGGCAGCAGGCCCACGATGGCAGCAATGCCGACCGCGACCAGCGTCGTGTACAGCACGGTCGGCAGGCTGAGGCTGAGGTCCCACCAGAACGGCCAGTCGACGTCCGACGCGAAATTCTCCCGCGCGTACTTCATGAAGCCCATCGCGAGCGCGACGCCGACTGCGGCAGCCACCAGGCTCAGCACGAGCGACTCGACGAACAACTGGGCCATCACACGCCCGCGCGACGCGCCGAGCGCATTGCGCACGACGATCTCGGACTCGCGCAGCGCCGTACGCGCGAACATCAGCGTGGCGACGTTGGTGCCCGCGATCAGGAGCACCACCCACACGAGCAGGTTGGCGACGATCAGATCATCGGCGTCCGCACCGAGCGTCGCCGAGGGCGCCGCGTACCGGAGCACGCGTGGCCGGAGGTGCTCGTGCGTCGCCGGATTCGCGCGCGCCATGCGCGCACCGACCGACGCCAGCTCCGCCTGCGCCGTCGTGAGCGACACGCCGTCGCGCAGCCGGCCGAACATGCGGATCGGCAGGCCCTCGCGCGGCTGCGCTGCTTCCAGCCGCAGTGGCGTCCAGATCTGGTGGTTGATCGGGAACGAATACCCTTCGGGCATGACGCCCACCACCGTCGCGGGGGCGCGGCTGAGCTGCACGGTGCTGCCGACGACCGATGGGTCCTCGCCAAAGCGGCTGCGCCA
The Longimicrobiales bacterium DNA segment above includes these coding regions:
- a CDS encoding ABC transporter permease; translation: MSLLSRFREFLDARREHDAVAEEMQFHIERETQRNVANGMSPTEARRAAMRDFGGVDRFREHARDERPGTRLADLRASWLDWKLGGRMLLKYPGLSIIGGITLAAAIALSVGIFEFSWEMRDPRLPLPGGERIVRLENLDVAESTIERRSVHDFLVWRDELESIEQLGAYRAIERNLITPDGRSEPVDVAEISPVAFPLTRVPPLLGRPLVEADAAPGAQNVVVIGYELWRSRFGEDPSVVGSTVQLSRAPATVVGVMPEGYSFPINHQIWTPLRLEAAQPREGLPIRMFGRLRDGVSLTTAQAELASVGARMARANPATHEHLRPRVLRYAAPSATLGADADDLIVANLLVWVVLLIAGTNVATLMFARTALRESEIVVRNALGASRGRVMAQLFVESLVLSLVAAAVGVALAMGFMKYARENFASDVDWPFWWDLSLSLPTVLYTTLVAVGIAAIVGLLPAIHATGPRVQAALRSIGGGGTHMQIGRVWSALIVFQVALSVLGLPVAIALTGEQLAQQQARDMFDARPFLTFRPQLDADEVTGDDPDLPARMATLVGELERRLEADGDVVAVTFADALPAVDWPPMQVELQRGTESPVIVDTKQADDQVVVSAVDADFFEAFGAPITAGRSFHSGDIGSDHGVAIINESLAQRIGGNPIGVRLRTVANGEDPEAKPWLEVVGVVGDVGLESTAEGEAELIYTPASVATLPAPPHMVVRVRGDAAAFEWTLRETAARVAPDLRLYEVMTLEEVIRLDAFDGVLMTASILVPVLLVLLLSAAALFALMSVAVARRTREIGIRLAIGASPRALLAALFKRAALQIGVGIVAGNLLVLALMSVIENEFDAVPTALPMLAASLIMVIVGLAACFVPARRALAVQPTEAVVSAQ